The Thermodesulfobacteriota bacterium genomic sequence CTTGATGTTCTTGATAGGTGTTACTTTAAAATCCGCCGTATTCACCATGTTGCCCATCAGAAGATACTTCCCGTCCTCGCTCATCACAAAGGCGACTTCCTGCGACCCCTGGGAGGTATTGATAACGATCGTTCCCTTCTTAAGGCCTTTTATTGAGCTCGCCTCGAATCCCTTAATCTCTATGACCGCGTCAGGTGATAGGTTTGCGCCGAAATTTTTCTTGAAGAACGACTGGAGTCGCGCGGTTTCCTCCTTCGATATTTGCTGGCCGAACGCCTGGCTGCCTACAATTATGAACGCTATTGTAAGTAGTGCCGAAGTCAAAAATTTAAACTTCATACATGCCTCCTTGGTTTTGGTTAGGTAAAACTATACCACTGAATGTTAAGAAAGCAACATAATCTACGCCGGCCAAAAATAGACGCTACTATCCATAAACATTCAATTTTCATTCATGAAAACACCCTTTCGAATATCCGGTCCACGTTCCTGAGATCCGCGGTTACGTCAAAACATTCCGTAATTTCCTCTTTAGTTAACAATCCGGTTACTTCACGGTCGCCGAGCAGGAGCTCGCGGAAATCGGCCTTCTCCTTCCAGGTCTTCATTGCGTTACGCTGAACGAGCTTGTACGCCTCCTCTCTCGATATACCCTTTCCAACGAGCTTCAACAGCACCTTCTGTGAGAAGATCAGGCCGCGCGTGAGCCAAATGTTCTTTTCCATGTTCTCCGGATAGACCTGAAGCCCTTCCAGTAGAAAGCTAAGCCTCGCGAGCATGAAATCAAGCAGGATCGTGCTGTCAGGTCCTATCACACGCTCGACAGAAGAGTGACTGATATCGCGCTCGTGCCAGAGCGGTATGTTTTCGAGCGCCGAAACGGAGTAAGAGCGCACGAGACGGGCGAGCCCGCACAGATTTTCCGAAAGCACGGGGTTCCTTTTATGGGGCATCGCGGACGAGCCCTTCTGCCCTTCCGTAAACGGCTCTTCGAGCTCGAGCACCTCCGTCCTCTGAAAATGCCTTATTTCGAGGGCAATTTTTTCGATAGTCGACGCTATTATGGAAAGAGTGAGGAAATATTCGGCGTGTATATCACGCTGTATTATCTGTGTCGATATCGGGGCAGGCTTAAGACGGAGGCGTCTGCAGGCGTCTTCCTCGATCTCAGGCGGGACGTTCGCGAAAGTACCCACCGCCCCCGATATCTTGCCGACGCTGATGACGTCCTTCGCCCGTTTCATCCGCTCGAGGTTCCGTTTCATTTCGTCGTACCAGAGCGCGAAAACGAGCCCGAGCGTCTTGGGCTCGGCATGTACGCCGTGCGTCCTCCCGATCAAGGGCGTCATTTTATATCTATGCGCCTGTTTTTTCAGTATTTTAATCACAGCTTCAAGGTCCTTTATGATTATCAGGGCCGCGTCCCTCAGCTGAAGCGCTAGAGCGGTGTCGAGGACGTCCGACGACGTCAGGCCGAGATGTATATACCTCGAATCCTTACCCACGTGCTCGGATACCGACGTCAGGAACGAAATAACGTCGTGCTTGAGCTCTTTTTCGAGCTCGTTTATCCTCGCGACGTCGAAGCCTGCCCTCTTTTTTATCGCCACTACGGCCTTTTTCGGTATCTTCCCGTATCTGGCCCACGCCTCGCATACCGCTATCTCCACCCGGAGCCAGTTAGCGTACTTGGCCTCTTCGGTCCATACGGAGGACATCTCGGGTCTTGAATATCTCGGAATCAAATCGACAACACCTCTCCCAATGTTTTTCTAGGGGCGACTGAGATTTGCACCCCCGACGCCTGCCCGTTTTTCCTAAGCGCGCTCGATGCGGACTCAAAGGCGACTTCGGGCCTGTTGTTCACCTGGCTCAGATGGGCGAGCACTACGTGCCTGAGCCCGCCGTGCACGAGATCCGAGAGCAGCTCCGAAGCCTGGTTATTCGAAAGATGTCCCAGACGCCCCCTGATCCTCTGCTTGAGGTCCCAGGGATAGTGGCTGTAGAGCAGTATATCGTTATCGTGGTTGAATTCGATCACGAGAGCGTTCGATCCCCTGAGCCTCTCCCTGACGAGCGCCGTAACAGAGCCTATGTCCGTTACGACCCCTATTTTCTTCCCCTGGCCGGACTCTATGGAGAAGCCGACCGGGTCAAGCGCGTCGTGCGGCACCGAGAACGGCGTAATAAGCATGTCCCTTATCATAAATGAAGCATCGGTATCGAATTCCCTGAGAGAGCTCACCTTATTGGCCCAAAGATGCGTAGTGGCTCTCGCCACATGAACCGGCACACCGATATTCTGAAGGGCAGCCGTGTGGTCCGAATGCTCGTGAGTCACGATAACTGCATCGATATCGGAAAGTTCCACGTCCAGTTTCCTGAGCTTGAGAACGATCTGTCTGAGACTTATTCCCGCGTCGACCAGTATCCTAGTCTCCCCGGATTCTATATAAAGACAGTTCCCGGAACTGCCGCTTGCAAGTGTACAGATTCTCATCGGTTAGCCGGTCTTATCCGTTTTGGAAGTTTAGTATGGATTATTATTTCACTATAAGTCAACACTATAATACGGCAGACGCTGAAAAGACCGGCCCGATTCGCGACAGATGAAGCAACTTTAACCGCAACTGCCATAAAGAGGCCCGAGGGGCCCCGCTATTACGTCAAGTCTCAAACCGGCCGTATTAAAAATCCTTCTCTCTCTGAAGCGCGGGCTCAGGGATGATCGCATTGATGTGCGGAGCCGCGCCCTTTTTGCCCGTACCGTGAAAGAACGAAAGAAGCCCCGTGTAAAGAAACCCGAACTGTATGAGGAGGAGGAACGGGACCCATCCCATGTGCCCCATGTATATTGCGAACACGGTCTGCAGAAAAAATAATACGCCGAAAACTATCTCTATTACCGCGGTCGCTTCTTTCGATGCTGCATAGCTCCTCGACCGCCAGTTGTCGCTCCTGGAGGTTACAGCGAACTTCGGCGTGCGCCTGAACTCGGAGCTTTTACCTAAAAGCGCTTCCAGCACGGCCTTCGAGTTATTCACAGCCATGCCGGCCCCTATCGATATCGCGAGCGGCACGTACTTGAGATACGGGAGCCAGTTCTTACCGTGCACCTCCCTCACCGTGATTATATAGAAAAGCACGAAGCTGAGTGTGCCCGCCGTGATGGCGAACACGTTCACGAATATGCCGCTGTCCCAGCCGATCCTGCTCCAGAAAAAACCCATCGGAAACATCAGCAGAAAGAGGACCAGGAGTAGGAGATACGAGATATTGCCGAAGAGGTGAAAGAAAGCCTCCGACTTGATCTTGAACGGCAGGTTCTTCCGCCTGAATATCTCCGGAAGTATCTTTAAAGCAGTTTGAACACCGCCCTTAGCCCACCTGTGCTGCTGTGATTTAAAGGCGTTCATATCCACCGGGAGCTCAGCATCCGCGGTCATATCCCGGAGGTAGACCAGCTTCCATCCGGCGAGCTGCGCCCTGTAGCTCAGGTCGAGGTCCTCGGTCAGCGTGTCGTGCTGCCACCCGCCCGAGGTTTCGATGCATTCTTTTCTCAACACTCCCGCCGTCCCGTTGAAATTAAAGAACATCCCGCCGTTATACCTCGACGTCTGCTCGATCATAAAATGCCCGTCGAGGAGTATCGCCTGAGCCTTTGTGAGCGTCGAGTAATCGAGATTAACGTGACCCCACCTCACCTGGACCATGCCTACCTGGGGATCTGAGAAGAAATCAACCGTATTCCTGAGGAATTCCCTCGGGGGCAGGAAGTCCGCATCGAATACCGCGAGCAGCTCGCCCTTCGCTCTCTTGAGCCCTTCCCTGAGAGCCCCGGCCTTATAGCCCTCCCTTTCCGTCCTGTGTATATAGACGATATCGATACCCGATTCTCTGAACCGGTTTACACACCTGCTCGCGATTTCAACGGTCTTATCGGTCGAGTCGTCGAGCACCTGAATCTCGAGCAGCTCCCTCGGGTAGTCGATCTTGCAGACCGAGGATATCAGCCTCTCGACCACGTACATTTCATTATAAATCGGGAGCTGAATTGTAACTGCCGGAAGGTTTTTATACGTGGAATGAGGTACGGGCTTCTTATCTTTGTTCCTGTTGTATAAATAGGTAAGGTAATACCGGTGCAGACCGAATATGCAGAGAAGCGTCAGCGTTACGGCATATAGGACAGTTACAATTATCTTAGAAGTTAAAATAAAATATTCCACTTCTCATTTCCCGCTGCCTTTTGCTTACGGGCAGGATCAGAACTTTGCCTCTTTGAGCCTCTCAACCGCCTGAACAATTCTTTCGGTATTGAACGTCGTAGAAACACGCGCATAGCCCTCGCCGTACTTTCCGAACCCCGTTCCCGGGGTTACGACGATCCCGGTCTCGGTCAGGAGCCTTGCCGAGAATTCCTTGGACGACAACCCCCGGGGGACTTCGAACCATACGTAGAAAGTGGCCATGGGCTTATTGTAGCCGAGACCAGCCTCGTCGAGACCCCTGCAAAAAATATCTCTCCTCTCCTGGAATATTCTGATTCTATCCTCGAGGCCGATCCGGTAATTCTTCAAGGCTTCTATGCCGGCGATCTGAACGGCCTGAAAAGCGCCCGAATCTATGTTCGTCTTGATCTTCCCGAGCCCCCCGATCGCCTTCCTGTTTCCAACTGCAAAACCGATCCTCCATCCGGTCATGTTGAACGTCTTGGACAGGGAATGGAATTCGATCCCGACCTCCTTTGCGCCGTCGAACTGGAGGAAGCTGGACGGTTTATAACCCTCGTAAGCCATTTCAGTATAGGCGGCGTCGTGACATATAAGAATATTATATTTGACGGCAAAATCCACAAGTTCCTTGTAAAAGTCCCCGCCCGCAACCGCAGCCGTGGGGTTGTTCGGATAGTTCACGAACATCATCCTGGCTTTCCGTGCAATATCTTCCGGAATAGAGCCGAGATCGGGGAGAAATCCGTTCTCCTTAAGGAGCGGGACCGCATATGGGACCCCTCCGGCGAAGCTTATCGAAGTCGGATAAACAGGGTATCCCGGGTCCGTATATAAACCTATGTCTCCCGGGTCGAGAAAGGCAAGAGGGGTATGCGCTATGCCTTCCTTCGAGCCGATAAGCGCCACGACCTCGGTCCCGGGGTCGAGCTCCACACCGAACCGCTCCATATACCAATCCGCGACCGCTGTCCTGAACGAGAGAAGTCCTTCATACGATGGGTACCTGTGGTTTTGCGGGTCCTCGGCCGCTCTCTTAAGCGCCTCGACTATGTGCCGCGGGGTAGGTATATCCGGATCGCCGACGCTCAAATCTATGATGTCCACACCCTTGGACCTCATTTCGCTCTTCTTTGCATCGATTTCCGCGAACAGGTAAGGCGGAAGGTCAGCTATTCTCTTCGCCCACTTCAAATCCATTTAAAATTCTCCTTTGTTTCTCCCCTCTTGGGATTTTCTATCATAACCAACCCTGCGTGTTAGAGCAAGATGGAATGAGCCCTGCTGCCGTGCAGAAGGCCGCTGTCACAGGCCCGTGAAATCCCAGGAGCCTCCGCGCCCGGGCGGGGGATCAGGCTTTATACGCCAGGCTTATCCTTTCGTAGGCGATCCCGGCAAGCTCCTTTCTCGGATGACCGGGACTTATCGCCTCGAGCTCCTCGAGCTCGACGCTTATCGACCTCAAGCCGAGGAGCCTGAAAAAATGCTCGAAAAACGTTATTTCGCCGTGATAATAAACGAGAGGCCCGCTCGCGGCGTCCACCTCTTTCCCGTCTATCTTTCTGTACCTGATACAGAGCGGGAGGACCCGGACGCCGCTCCCTTGCGCGACGTCGAGAAATGAGGTTTTGAAGGGTTTGACCCCGCGGCCGTCGGACGTCGTACCCTCGGGGAAGAGGACGACGTTGAATCCCATATATAATAT encodes the following:
- the purB gene encoding adenylosuccinate lyase, which produces MIPRYSRPEMSSVWTEEAKYANWLRVEIAVCEAWARYGKIPKKAVVAIKKRAGFDVARINELEKELKHDVISFLTSVSEHVGKDSRYIHLGLTSSDVLDTALALQLRDAALIIIKDLEAVIKILKKQAHRYKMTPLIGRTHGVHAEPKTLGLVFALWYDEMKRNLERMKRAKDVISVGKISGAVGTFANVPPEIEEDACRRLRLKPAPISTQIIQRDIHAEYFLTLSIIASTIEKIALEIRHFQRTEVLELEEPFTEGQKGSSAMPHKRNPVLSENLCGLARLVRSYSVSALENIPLWHERDISHSSVERVIGPDSTILLDFMLARLSFLLEGLQVYPENMEKNIWLTRGLIFSQKVLLKLVGKGISREEAYKLVQRNAMKTWKEKADFRELLLGDREVTGLLTKEEITECFDVTADLRNVDRIFERVFS
- a CDS encoding LL-diaminopimelate aminotransferase, which encodes MDLKWAKRIADLPPYLFAEIDAKKSEMRSKGVDIIDLSVGDPDIPTPRHIVEALKRAAEDPQNHRYPSYEGLLSFRTAVADWYMERFGVELDPGTEVVALIGSKEGIAHTPLAFLDPGDIGLYTDPGYPVYPTSISFAGGVPYAVPLLKENGFLPDLGSIPEDIARKARMMFVNYPNNPTAAVAGGDFYKELVDFAVKYNILICHDAAYTEMAYEGYKPSSFLQFDGAKEVGIEFHSLSKTFNMTGWRIGFAVGNRKAIGGLGKIKTNIDSGAFQAVQIAGIEALKNYRIGLEDRIRIFQERRDIFCRGLDEAGLGYNKPMATFYVWFEVPRGLSSKEFSARLLTETGIVVTPGTGFGKYGEGYARVSTTFNTERIVQAVERLKEAKF
- a CDS encoding MBL fold metallo-hydrolase, with the translated sequence MRICTLASGSSGNCLYIESGETRILVDAGISLRQIVLKLRKLDVELSDIDAVIVTHEHSDHTAALQNIGVPVHVARATTHLWANKVSSLREFDTDASFMIRDMLITPFSVPHDALDPVGFSIESGQGKKIGVVTDIGSVTALVRERLRGSNALVIEFNHDNDILLYSHYPWDLKQRIRGRLGHLSNNQASELLSDLVHGGLRHVVLAHLSQVNNRPEVAFESASSALRKNGQASGVQISVAPRKTLGEVLSI
- a CDS encoding cellulose synthase family protein yields the protein MEYFILTSKIIVTVLYAVTLTLLCIFGLHRYYLTYLYNRNKDKKPVPHSTYKNLPAVTIQLPIYNEMYVVERLISSVCKIDYPRELLEIQVLDDSTDKTVEIASRCVNRFRESGIDIVYIHRTEREGYKAGALREGLKRAKGELLAVFDADFLPPREFLRNTVDFFSDPQVGMVQVRWGHVNLDYSTLTKAQAILLDGHFMIEQTSRYNGGMFFNFNGTAGVLRKECIETSGGWQHDTLTEDLDLSYRAQLAGWKLVYLRDMTADAELPVDMNAFKSQQHRWAKGGVQTALKILPEIFRRKNLPFKIKSEAFFHLFGNISYLLLLVLFLLMFPMGFFWSRIGWDSGIFVNVFAITAGTLSFVLFYIITVREVHGKNWLPYLKYVPLAISIGAGMAVNNSKAVLEALLGKSSEFRRTPKFAVTSRSDNWRSRSYAASKEATAVIEIVFGVLFFLQTVFAIYMGHMGWVPFLLLIQFGFLYTGLLSFFHGTGKKGAAPHINAIIPEPALQREKDF